A single genomic interval of Streptomyces sp. NBC_00663 harbors:
- a CDS encoding LacI family DNA-binding transcriptional regulator — protein MTDNGKSARKGPGRTRTRSKRPGSDGPSTIRDVAAKAGVSVATVSRTLAGNYPVSTETRARVMAAVESLHYVVNVHAKALSGRVAGPVALVIQDITGPSLAHVAAGVEQEANSRGRLSLVCSTHGDATREDDLVQLMREQHAAAVVIVGGVVADDAYQRRMAEYAKALDAAGSRLVLVGRPPLAADVPATVVEYDNRGGAFQATSHLLGVGHRRILFLGGEPGFSSAEQRRAGHLDALRAHAVPYETELDIPGGYTRTSGYRRVRDALADGLDFTAVFACTDAIAVGALAALREAGLRLPRDVSLVGFDDVPFATDLTPSLTTIRVPYEELGRTAVRLALDREETIGDDDHVVLSTQLVIRESVRAPR, from the coding sequence GTGACGGACAACGGAAAGAGCGCCCGCAAGGGCCCCGGGCGTACTAGGACCAGGAGTAAGCGGCCCGGATCGGACGGTCCGAGCACGATCCGCGACGTCGCCGCCAAGGCAGGCGTTTCCGTAGCAACCGTTTCCCGCACTCTGGCCGGCAACTACCCCGTGTCAACGGAAACGCGGGCCCGTGTCATGGCGGCCGTGGAGTCATTGCACTACGTGGTGAACGTCCACGCGAAGGCCCTCTCCGGGCGCGTGGCCGGTCCCGTCGCTCTCGTCATCCAGGACATCACCGGCCCTTCCCTCGCCCATGTCGCCGCCGGCGTGGAACAGGAGGCCAACAGCCGCGGTCGACTGAGCCTGGTCTGCTCGACACACGGCGACGCCACACGGGAGGACGACCTGGTCCAGCTCATGCGGGAGCAGCATGCGGCCGCGGTGGTCATCGTCGGCGGCGTGGTGGCCGATGACGCCTACCAGCGCCGTATGGCCGAGTACGCAAAGGCCCTCGATGCCGCCGGATCGCGGCTGGTGCTGGTCGGGCGTCCTCCGCTGGCCGCCGACGTTCCCGCGACCGTGGTCGAGTACGACAACCGGGGCGGCGCGTTCCAGGCGACCTCGCACCTGCTCGGCGTCGGCCACCGGCGCATCCTCTTCCTCGGCGGCGAGCCCGGGTTCAGCAGCGCCGAACAGCGTCGAGCCGGTCATCTGGACGCTCTGCGCGCCCACGCGGTCCCCTATGAGACCGAGCTCGACATCCCCGGCGGTTACACCCGCACTTCGGGCTACCGCCGAGTGCGCGACGCGTTGGCCGACGGACTGGACTTCACGGCCGTCTTCGCCTGCACCGACGCGATCGCCGTCGGCGCGCTGGCCGCCCTGCGCGAGGCGGGCCTGCGCCTCCCGCGCGATGTGTCGCTCGTCGGCTTCGACGACGTCCCCTTCGCGACGGACCTGACCCCGTCCCTCACCACGATCCGTGTCCCCTACGAGGAACTGGGGCGGACCGCCGTACGCCTGGCTCTCGACCGGGAGGAGACCATCGGCGATGACGACCACGTGGTGCTCAGCACGCAGTTGGTGATCCGGGAGTCGGTACGGGCTCCCAGGTGA
- a CDS encoding exonuclease SbcCD subunit D, translating to MKLLHTSDWHLGRAFHRVIMLGAQAEFIGHLVATVRERGVDAVVVSGDVYDRAVPPLAAVELFDDALHRLADLGVPTVMISGNHDSARRLGVGAGLIDRAGIHLRTEPSACGTPVVLEDAFGDVAFYGLPYLEPALVKDEFGVEKPGHEAVLAAAMDRVRADLATRARGTRSVVLAHAFVTGGEASDSERDITVGGVAAVPSGVFDGVDYVALGHLHGCQTITDRVRYSGSPLPYSFSEADHRKSMWLVDLDAEGAVTAERVDCPVPRALARVRGTLEELLADPELTRHQEAWVEATLTDTVRPADPMARLTERFPHTLSLVFDPERAPDDPEVSYARRLAGRSDQEIAEDFVSHVRGAGPDEDEQGVLREAFDAVRADEAVREVAR from the coding sequence ATGAAATTGCTGCACACTTCCGACTGGCATCTCGGCCGGGCGTTCCACCGGGTCATCATGCTCGGGGCGCAGGCCGAGTTCATCGGGCACCTGGTCGCGACCGTGCGTGAGCGCGGCGTGGACGCCGTGGTCGTGTCGGGAGACGTGTACGACCGGGCGGTGCCGCCGCTGGCCGCGGTCGAGTTGTTCGACGACGCCCTGCACCGGCTCGCCGACCTCGGTGTGCCGACGGTGATGATCTCCGGGAACCACGACTCGGCCCGCCGACTGGGTGTGGGCGCGGGGCTCATCGACCGCGCGGGCATCCATCTGCGGACCGAGCCGTCGGCGTGCGGGACCCCGGTGGTCCTTGAGGACGCGTTCGGCGACGTGGCCTTCTACGGCCTGCCCTACCTCGAACCCGCCCTGGTGAAGGACGAGTTCGGGGTGGAGAAGCCGGGGCACGAGGCGGTGCTGGCCGCCGCCATGGACCGCGTCCGCGCCGACCTCGCCACCCGCGCGCGCGGCACCCGCTCCGTCGTCCTAGCGCACGCCTTCGTCACCGGCGGCGAGGCCAGCGACAGCGAACGGGACATCACGGTCGGCGGGGTGGCCGCCGTACCGTCCGGCGTCTTCGACGGCGTCGACTACGTGGCGCTGGGCCATCTGCACGGCTGCCAGACCATCACCGACCGCGTCCGCTACTCCGGCTCCCCGCTGCCCTACTCCTTCTCCGAGGCCGACCACCGCAAGAGCATGTGGCTCGTCGACCTCGACGCCGAGGGCGCGGTGACCGCCGAGCGCGTCGACTGCCCCGTGCCGCGTGCGCTGGCCCGCGTGCGGGGGACGCTGGAGGAGCTGCTCGCCGACCCGGAGCTCACCCGGCACCAGGAGGCGTGGGTCGAGGCGACCCTCACCGACACCGTCCGCCCCGCCGACCCCATGGCCCGTCTCACCGAGCGTTTCCCGCACACCCTCAGCCTCGTCTTCGACCCCGAGCGCGCCCCGGACGACCCCGAGGTGTCCTACGCCAGGCGGCTCGCGGGGCGCAGTGACCAGGAGATCGCCGAGGACTTCGTGTCCCATGTGCGGGGCGCGGGACCCGACGAGGACGAGCAGGGCGTGTTGCGGGAGGCGTTCGACGCGGTGCGAGCGGACGAGGCCGTGCGGGAGGTGGCGCGGTGA
- a CDS encoding ABC transporter substrate-binding protein: MSTTRTRAFAGAAAALSLSLVLSACGGGDDTDSAAKTTKGDVQLEFWSWTEGIQQQVAVWNKAHPETQVKYVNAAGDTVYQKLRAAVTSGNAPCLSKMDGMNLANFAADGLLTDITKVAAAYKSRYTTPAWNAVSPGGATYGIPTGSSPLFTAYRADLFQKYGIKAPTTWDDLIAAGKAVRKKNKNVKIYNMAGEDPSTLVDLSWQANAQWYKIAGDHWEIGFTSPEALKAGDVVQQLVDNNLASNASYADPGVFKTWDLGKTIAMTTSTWQLPIYDTNFPKSKGKWQLADAPVFDPAKPQTSSNFDVTAVLKGCKYPDRAAQFATWLSSSKESLTALTDPESKSGLFPAVKDVSPYVDKIIPTDMFNGKSDSAQIITTAASRVGGQWQYGPDYAAMYSEMQKQWGKVMKKELSVKDMLTHLQDWVLADLKNKGVKAVAAG; this comes from the coding sequence ATGAGCACCACCCGTACGAGAGCCTTCGCCGGCGCGGCCGCCGCCCTCTCGCTGTCCCTCGTCCTGAGCGCCTGTGGTGGCGGTGATGACACCGACTCGGCGGCGAAGACCACCAAGGGCGATGTGCAGCTGGAGTTCTGGAGCTGGACGGAGGGCATCCAGCAGCAGGTCGCGGTGTGGAACAAGGCGCACCCCGAGACCCAGGTGAAGTACGTCAACGCGGCCGGCGACACCGTCTACCAGAAGCTGCGCGCCGCGGTGACCTCCGGCAACGCGCCCTGCCTGTCGAAGATGGACGGGATGAACCTCGCGAACTTCGCCGCCGACGGCCTGCTCACCGACATCACCAAGGTCGCCGCTGCGTACAAGTCCCGCTACACGACCCCCGCCTGGAACGCGGTCAGCCCCGGCGGTGCCACCTATGGCATCCCCACCGGCTCCTCCCCGCTGTTCACCGCCTACCGGGCGGACCTGTTCCAGAAGTACGGCATCAAGGCCCCCACCACCTGGGACGACCTGATCGCGGCGGGCAAGGCGGTGCGGAAGAAGAACAAGAACGTCAAGATCTACAACATGGCGGGCGAGGACCCGAGCACACTCGTCGACCTCTCCTGGCAGGCGAACGCACAGTGGTACAAGATCGCCGGTGACCACTGGGAGATCGGCTTCACCTCGCCCGAGGCGCTCAAGGCCGGTGACGTCGTCCAGCAGTTGGTCGACAACAACCTGGCCTCCAACGCCTCCTACGCCGACCCGGGCGTCTTCAAGACCTGGGACCTCGGCAAGACGATCGCGATGACCACGTCCACCTGGCAGCTGCCGATCTACGACACCAACTTCCCCAAGTCCAAGGGCAAGTGGCAGCTCGCCGACGCGCCCGTCTTCGACCCGGCCAAGCCGCAGACGTCCAGCAACTTCGACGTCACGGCCGTCCTCAAGGGCTGCAAGTACCCCGACCGGGCCGCCCAGTTCGCCACCTGGCTCTCCAGCAGCAAGGAGTCGCTGACCGCGCTCACCGACCCCGAGTCCAAGTCCGGGCTCTTCCCGGCGGTCAAGGACGTCTCCCCGTACGTCGACAAGATCATCCCGACCGACATGTTCAACGGGAAGTCGGACAGCGCCCAGATCATCACCACCGCGGCCTCCCGGGTCGGCGGACAGTGGCAGTACGGGCCCGACTACGCCGCCATGTACTCCGAGATGCAGAAGCAGTGGGGCAAGGTCATGAAGAAGGAGCTCAGCGTGAAGGACATGCTGACGCACCTTCAGGACTGGGTGCTCGCGGACCTGAAGAACAAGGGCGTCAAGGCCGTCGCGGCCGGCTGA
- a CDS encoding carbohydrate ABC transporter permease, whose amino-acid sequence MSSATNAAPASGGGVRPTRRAVALTTGLLIVFLLYSLAPTWFLLVASTKNQTDLYSTFGLWFSSNHLADNFQAIWDYHDGVFGRWILNSVLYSTVGAAGSTLFSLAAGYGLAKFDFRGRGALFGVIVGASLLPSTLLAFPLYLVFADIHLTNTVWAVLIPYFINPFGVYLGKVYADTSVPTELMEAARIDGASETRIFFSVALRLMRTGGITIFMLDFVNIWNNFFLPLFMLNGERSFPVTLGLFSWVQQAQTSRDMNTLVLTGSLLSIIPLAVFMFALQKYWRSGILMGSLK is encoded by the coding sequence ATGAGCAGCGCCACGAACGCCGCGCCCGCCTCCGGCGGAGGAGTGCGACCGACCCGCCGAGCGGTGGCGCTGACCACCGGCCTGCTGATCGTCTTCCTGCTCTACTCGCTCGCCCCCACCTGGTTCCTCCTGGTCGCCTCGACGAAGAACCAGACGGACCTGTACTCCACCTTCGGCCTTTGGTTCTCCTCCAACCACCTGGCCGACAACTTCCAGGCGATCTGGGACTACCACGACGGGGTCTTCGGCCGCTGGATCCTCAACTCGGTCCTGTACTCCACCGTCGGTGCCGCCGGTTCGACGCTCTTCTCGCTCGCCGCCGGGTACGGCCTGGCGAAGTTCGACTTCCGCGGCCGGGGTGCCCTGTTCGGCGTCATCGTCGGCGCCTCCCTGCTGCCGAGCACCCTGCTCGCGTTCCCGCTCTACCTCGTCTTCGCCGACATCCACCTCACCAACACCGTGTGGGCGGTGCTGATCCCGTACTTCATCAACCCCTTCGGCGTCTACCTCGGCAAGGTCTACGCCGACACCTCGGTGCCCACCGAGCTGATGGAGGCCGCCCGCATCGACGGCGCGAGCGAGACGCGGATCTTCTTCTCGGTCGCGCTCAGGCTGATGCGCACCGGCGGCATCACCATCTTCATGCTCGACTTCGTCAACATCTGGAACAACTTCTTCCTTCCCCTGTTCATGCTCAACGGCGAGCGCAGCTTCCCCGTCACCCTGGGCCTCTTCTCCTGGGTGCAACAGGCGCAAACCTCCCGCGACATGAACACACTCGTCCTCACCGGGTCGCTGCTGTCGATCATTCCGCTGGCGGTCTTCATGTTCGCGCTCCAGAAGTACTGGCGCAGCGGAATCCTCATGGGCAGCCTCAAGTAA
- a CDS encoding hydroxyacid dehydrogenase, producing the protein MPSPQPSQPPHAVFAMDPVHLPELFPPWLMARLTSLTRLEPALVVRDFADPAVAGALAEAEVLITGWGCPRVDEHVLSAAPRLRAVLHAAGSVRSLVAPAVWDRGIAVSSAVHANALPVAEYTLAAILLAGKDVFGLRERFRTEHVFPPPGDYAKVGNLGKRVGIIGASRVGRRLLELLRPFDFSVSLYDPYVDAAEATALGAALVPLDELLSTSDIVTLHAPDTPQTYRMLDRRRLSLMPDGSVFVNTSRGALVDPHALTDELVAGRITAVLDVTEPEPLPADSPLYKLPNVFLTPHIAGSLGNELERLGRTVVDELALLTAGAPLAHRVRQADLANSA; encoded by the coding sequence ATGCCCTCGCCACAGCCGTCGCAGCCGCCGCACGCCGTGTTCGCCATGGACCCGGTGCACCTTCCCGAACTCTTCCCGCCCTGGCTGATGGCACGGTTGACCTCGCTGACCCGGCTCGAACCCGCGCTGGTCGTACGGGACTTCGCCGACCCGGCGGTCGCCGGGGCCCTGGCCGAGGCCGAGGTGTTGATCACCGGCTGGGGCTGCCCTCGTGTCGACGAGCACGTCCTGTCCGCGGCGCCCCGGCTGCGGGCCGTGCTGCACGCGGCGGGCAGTGTGCGCAGCCTGGTGGCACCCGCCGTCTGGGACCGGGGCATCGCGGTGTCCAGCGCGGTGCACGCCAACGCGCTTCCGGTGGCCGAGTACACGCTCGCCGCGATCCTGCTGGCCGGCAAGGACGTCTTCGGACTGCGGGAGCGGTTCCGTACCGAGCACGTGTTCCCGCCGCCCGGCGACTACGCGAAGGTCGGCAACCTCGGCAAGCGCGTCGGGATCATCGGGGCCTCGCGGGTGGGACGACGCCTGCTCGAACTGCTGCGACCCTTCGACTTCTCGGTGTCGTTGTACGACCCGTACGTCGACGCCGCCGAGGCCACCGCGCTGGGCGCCGCGCTCGTGCCGCTGGACGAGTTGCTGAGCACCAGCGACATCGTCACTCTGCATGCGCCCGACACCCCTCAGACCTATCGGATGCTCGACCGCCGGCGGCTGTCGCTGATGCCGGACGGCTCGGTGTTCGTGAACACCTCCCGGGGTGCACTCGTCGATCCCCACGCGCTCACCGACGAACTGGTCGCCGGGAGGATCACCGCCGTGCTGGACGTGACCGAACCCGAGCCGCTGCCCGCGGACTCGCCCCTGTACAAGCTGCCCAACGTCTTCCTCACCCCGCACATCGCCGGCTCGCTCGGCAACGAGCTGGAGCGACTCGGCCGCACCGTCGTGGACGAGCTGGCGCTGCTCACCGCGGGAGCACCACTCGCGCACCGCGTGCGCCAGGCCGATCTGGCCAACAGTGCCTGA
- a CDS encoding ribosome-inactivating family protein, translated as MPRTDLMTRPEPEAQQPAPAARRRTRRITVGSIVAAVVLSVFATPIGPLGLVQSADAASRPRWKIGDRNSYLNFIGAIRWAVNSGHEEAVPGTGYRVMHTDPSATRTYIDVDVEIQHNQRFVTLRLRASDLYLIGWWGGDRGHETYYYVDPDQQAARTTRY; from the coding sequence ATGCCCCGGACAGACCTGATGACACGCCCCGAACCGGAGGCGCAGCAGCCCGCGCCGGCAGCACGGCGCCGCACCCGCAGGATCACCGTCGGATCGATCGTCGCCGCCGTCGTGCTGTCGGTCTTCGCCACGCCGATCGGGCCGCTGGGCTTGGTGCAGAGCGCGGACGCGGCGAGCCGTCCCAGATGGAAGATCGGGGACAGGAACAGCTACCTCAACTTCATCGGCGCCATCCGCTGGGCCGTGAACAGCGGCCACGAGGAAGCCGTGCCGGGCACCGGCTACCGCGTCATGCACACGGACCCGAGCGCCACGCGCACGTACATCGACGTCGATGTCGAGATCCAGCACAACCAGCGCTTCGTCACGCTGCGGCTGCGGGCCTCGGACCTGTACCTGATCGGCTGGTGGGGCGGCGACCGCGGTCACGAGACGTACTACTACGTGGACCCCGACCAGCAGGCGGCCAGGACCACGCGCTACTGA
- a CDS encoding SMC family ATPase — protein MRLHRLDITAFGPFGGSQSVDFDELSVAGLFLLHGPTGAGKTSVLDAVCYALYGSVPGARQTGQGLTLRSDHAAPGTRTEVRLELTVAGRRLEVTRQPPWARPKKRGSGSTLDKAQSWLREYDARTGAWKDLSRSHQEIGEEITQLLGMSREQFCQVVLLPQGDFARFLRADAEARGRLLGRLFDTHRFAEVEKRLAERRRATETQVRDGDTELLADAHRMQQAAGDAMALPDAAPGDPGLADAVMSAAAVARSTAREQLTIARSRLTSAESAQAAAERTLGDVREVARLQQRFAEARQRAALMEERSDGYRQALARMERARKAEAVAPALELREAADAEHGRAAGTQARTRALLPDTFADAGAAGLASAARRAAEELGGLESARRAEQRLAELVAERAVLDRQERADDDVLREADDWLAGWEATRTALQARIDSAQEAATRAEQLGVQREPAQRRLGAARLRDQLAGDTDTAAEQVRLAQADALTLKARWLEVKEQRLNGIAAELAAQLTDGERCAVCGATEHPAPARKDAGHVDREAEERALAAYQHAEERHSEQERRLGVVREALAAATAEAGDASTGQLADAAEELERLYAQARREASDLHPAHEELRRAEQEHERRTGVRQEAAVRAASRVGHRDRLDRERGVLEEELAQARGTLDSVAARADQLERQVRLLTDAADAARVAEDTAQRLKDADARLADAAFRAGFDTPQAAAEALLDDAAHRDLQRRLDDWQSQEAAVRAVLAEPDTAAAAQQPPADLAAAERAATLAAQRVRDAASARDAAARRCADLDRLSARATVSVRRLAPLREEYDRVARLASLTAGTSADNERKMRLESYVLAARLEQVAAAATVRLLRMSSGRYTLVHSDDRAGRGRSGLGLHVVDAWTGRERDTATLSGGETFFASLALALGLADVVTDEAGGVRLDTLFIDEGFGSLDDQTLDEVLDVLDSLRERDRSVGIVSHVADLRRRIHAQLEVVKGRSGSALKVRSAAQRPARQG, from the coding sequence GTGAGGCTGCACCGGCTGGACATCACCGCCTTCGGCCCCTTCGGCGGCTCCCAGAGCGTCGACTTCGACGAGCTGTCCGTCGCCGGGCTCTTCCTGCTCCACGGACCGACCGGCGCGGGCAAGACCTCCGTCCTCGACGCCGTCTGCTACGCGCTGTACGGCTCCGTCCCCGGCGCCCGCCAGACCGGCCAGGGCCTCACCCTGCGCAGCGACCACGCGGCCCCCGGCACGCGCACGGAGGTGCGCCTCGAACTGACCGTCGCCGGACGCCGGTTGGAGGTCACCCGCCAGCCGCCCTGGGCCCGCCCGAAGAAGCGCGGCTCGGGCAGCACCCTCGACAAGGCCCAGAGCTGGCTGCGCGAATACGACGCCCGGACCGGCGCCTGGAAGGACCTCAGTCGCTCCCACCAGGAGATCGGCGAGGAGATCACTCAACTCCTCGGTATGAGCCGCGAGCAGTTCTGCCAGGTCGTCCTGTTGCCGCAGGGCGACTTCGCCCGCTTCCTGCGCGCGGACGCCGAGGCGCGCGGCCGGCTGCTGGGCCGCCTCTTCGACACCCACCGCTTCGCCGAGGTCGAGAAGCGTCTCGCCGAACGCCGCCGCGCCACCGAGACACAGGTCCGCGACGGGGACACCGAGCTGCTGGCCGACGCGCACCGCATGCAGCAGGCGGCGGGCGACGCGATGGCACTGCCGGACGCCGCACCGGGGGACCCGGGTCTCGCCGACGCCGTCATGAGCGCCGCCGCCGTCGCCCGCAGCACCGCCCGCGAGCAGCTCACCATCGCCCGCAGCCGCCTCACGTCCGCCGAGTCCGCGCAGGCGGCTGCCGAGCGCACGCTGGGCGACGTACGCGAAGTGGCCCGGCTTCAGCAGCGGTTCGCCGAGGCGCGGCAGCGGGCCGCGCTGATGGAGGAGCGGTCCGACGGCTACCGGCAGGCGCTGGCCCGCATGGAGCGCGCCCGTAAGGCCGAGGCCGTGGCACCGGCGCTGGAGCTCAGGGAGGCCGCCGACGCCGAGCACGGCCGGGCGGCCGGGACACAGGCACGCACACGTGCGCTGCTGCCGGACACCTTCGCCGACGCCGGAGCCGCCGGGCTCGCGTCCGCCGCCCGCCGGGCCGCCGAGGAACTGGGCGGGCTGGAGTCGGCCCGGCGGGCCGAGCAGCGGCTGGCCGAACTCGTCGCGGAGCGGGCCGTCCTCGACCGGCAGGAGCGTGCCGACGACGACGTCCTGCGCGAGGCGGACGACTGGCTCGCCGGATGGGAGGCGACCCGCACCGCGCTCCAGGCCCGCATCGACTCCGCCCAGGAGGCCGCGACCCGGGCCGAGCAGCTCGGGGTGCAGCGCGAGCCCGCGCAGAGGCGGCTGGGCGCGGCGCGGCTGCGGGACCAGCTGGCCGGTGACACCGACACGGCCGCCGAACAGGTCCGGCTCGCCCAGGCGGACGCGCTGACGCTCAAGGCCCGCTGGCTGGAGGTCAAGGAGCAGCGGCTGAACGGCATCGCCGCCGAACTCGCCGCCCAGTTGACGGACGGCGAACGCTGCGCGGTCTGCGGGGCGACCGAGCACCCGGCCCCGGCCCGCAAGGACGCCGGGCACGTCGACCGGGAGGCGGAGGAGCGGGCGCTGGCCGCCTACCAGCACGCGGAGGAACGGCACAGCGAGCAGGAACGGCGCCTGGGCGTCGTACGCGAGGCACTCGCCGCGGCCACGGCGGAGGCCGGTGATGCCTCTACCGGGCAACTCGCCGATGCCGCCGAGGAGTTGGAGCGGCTCTACGCGCAGGCCCGCCGCGAGGCCTCGGATCTGCATCCCGCGCACGAGGAGCTGCGCCGGGCCGAGCAGGAGCACGAGCGGCGCACCGGAGTGCGCCAGGAGGCCGCGGTACGGGCCGCGTCCCGCGTCGGGCACCGGGACCGCCTGGACCGCGAACGGGGCGTGCTGGAGGAGGAGTTGGCGCAGGCGCGCGGCACCCTCGACAGCGTCGCCGCACGGGCCGACCAGCTGGAGCGCCAGGTCAGGCTGCTCACCGACGCCGCCGACGCGGCCCGCGTCGCCGAGGACACCGCCCAGCGGCTCAAGGACGCCGACGCCCGGCTGGCCGACGCCGCCTTCCGGGCCGGCTTCGACACCCCGCAGGCCGCGGCGGAGGCGCTCCTCGACGACGCGGCCCATCGCGACCTCCAACGGCGGCTCGACGACTGGCAGTCGCAGGAGGCCGCCGTACGGGCGGTCCTCGCCGAACCCGACACCGCGGCCGCCGCCCAGCAGCCGCCCGCCGACCTCGCCGCCGCCGAGCGCGCGGCGACGCTCGCCGCCCAGCGGGTGCGCGACGCGGCCTCCGCGCGCGACGCCGCCGCCCGGCGCTGCGCCGACCTCGACCGGCTCTCCGCGCGCGCGACCGTCTCCGTGCGCCGCCTCGCCCCGCTGCGCGAGGAGTACGACCGGGTGGCCCGCCTCGCCTCGCTCACCGCGGGCACCTCGGCGGACAACGAACGCAAGATGCGCCTGGAGTCGTATGTGCTGGCCGCGCGGCTGGAGCAGGTGGCCGCCGCCGCGACCGTGCGGCTGCTGCGGATGTCCTCCGGGCGGTACACCCTCGTCCACTCCGACGACCGGGCCGGACGCGGTCGCAGTGGCCTCGGGCTGCATGTCGTCGACGCCTGGACCGGGCGGGAGCGGGACACCGCCACGCTGTCCGGCGGTGAGACGTTCTTCGCCTCGCTGGCCCTCGCCCTCGGCCTCGCGGACGTCGTCACCGACGAGGCGGGCGGGGTGCGGCTCGACACACTCTTCATCGACGAGGGCTTCGGCAGCCTCGACGACCAGACTCTCGACGAGGTCCTCGACGTGCTCGACTCACTGCGCGAACGGGACCGCAGCGTCGGCATCGTGAGCCATGTCGCCGACCTGCGGCGGCGTATCCACGCGCAGTTGGAGGTCGTGAAGGGCAGATCCGGTTCGGCCCTGAAGGTGCGCTCAGCGGCCCAGCGGCCGGCGCGGCAGGGGTGA
- a CDS encoding Lrp/AsnC family transcriptional regulator, which produces MTEFSPDATDWRILDVLQREGRASFAELARAVSMSPSAVTERVRRLEEAGVIQGYAAVVDPDRLGLPILAFVRLRYPNGNYKPFHDLLEATPEILEAHHVTGDDCFVIKVAAQSMRHLEEVSGKIGALGAVTTSVVYSSPLPRRPLGR; this is translated from the coding sequence ATGACCGAGTTTTCCCCGGACGCCACCGACTGGCGCATTCTCGATGTCCTCCAGCGGGAGGGCCGGGCCAGCTTCGCCGAGCTCGCCCGTGCCGTCTCCATGTCCCCGAGCGCGGTCACGGAACGGGTGCGCCGGCTGGAGGAGGCGGGCGTGATCCAGGGGTACGCGGCGGTCGTCGACCCGGACCGGCTGGGGCTGCCGATCCTGGCGTTCGTGCGGCTGCGCTATCCGAACGGCAACTACAAGCCGTTCCACGACCTGCTGGAGGCGACGCCGGAGATCCTGGAGGCGCACCATGTCACGGGCGACGACTGCTTCGTCATCAAGGTCGCCGCGCAGTCGATGCGGCACCTGGAGGAGGTGTCGGGCAAGATCGGCGCCCTGGGGGCGGTGACGACGAGCGTCGTCTACTCCTCACCCCTGCCGCGCCGGCCGCTGGGCCGCTGA
- a CDS encoding carbohydrate ABC transporter permease yields the protein MSTLIRPAKVATDSPVRRTSPRRTGRRGAYKGLLFMLPFLIGFLLTYVVPIGYALNQSLHEKKSSGIGFGPTRTVFAGFANFAAILSDGTFWAGMLRTLLFGAAQITVMLGISLLLALLLDGVAARAVRFFRSGLLIPYVVPGVVSTLIWLFLYSPTASPIVDIADTAGTTVTFFGGLNTYLSLGNLLTWQGIGFNMILISASLQALPRELYEAARLDGAKEWRIAWSIKVPNITGILVLTGMFSLIGRLQLFTEPLFLRYVAPESISTDFTPMLEIFDRAFKTGNYQYAAAESLVLAVVTGILAFVFYRVTNRKVS from the coding sequence TTGTCCACCCTCATACGACCGGCGAAGGTCGCCACCGACTCCCCGGTCCGGCGGACCTCCCCCCGCCGGACCGGGAGGCGGGGAGCCTACAAGGGCCTGCTGTTCATGCTGCCCTTCCTGATCGGCTTCCTCCTCACCTACGTCGTGCCGATCGGCTACGCCCTCAACCAGAGCCTGCACGAGAAGAAGAGCAGCGGCATCGGCTTCGGCCCGACGAGGACCGTCTTCGCGGGCTTCGCCAACTTCGCGGCGATCCTCTCCGACGGCACCTTCTGGGCCGGCATGCTGCGCACCCTCCTCTTCGGGGCCGCGCAGATCACGGTGATGCTGGGCATCTCCCTCCTGCTGGCCCTCCTGCTCGACGGCGTCGCCGCTCGCGCGGTGCGCTTCTTCCGCTCCGGACTGCTCATCCCGTACGTCGTCCCGGGCGTCGTCTCGACCCTGATCTGGCTGTTCCTCTACAGCCCGACGGCCAGCCCGATCGTCGACATCGCCGACACGGCAGGCACGACGGTCACCTTCTTCGGCGGCCTGAACACCTACCTGTCGCTGGGCAACCTGCTGACCTGGCAGGGCATCGGCTTCAACATGATCCTGATCTCCGCCTCACTTCAGGCACTGCCGCGCGAGCTGTACGAGGCGGCCCGGCTCGACGGGGCGAAGGAGTGGCGGATCGCCTGGTCGATCAAGGTGCCGAACATCACCGGCATCCTGGTGCTGACCGGCATGTTCTCCCTCATCGGCCGGCTCCAGCTGTTCACCGAGCCGCTGTTCCTGCGGTACGTGGCGCCGGAGTCCATCAGTACCGACTTCACGCCGATGCTGGAGATCTTCGACCGCGCGTTCAAGACCGGCAACTACCAGTACGCCGCCGCCGAGTCGCTCGTCCTGGCGGTCGTCACCGGCATTCTCGCCTTCGTCTTCTACCGCGTCACGAACAGGAAGGTGTCATGA